The Phycisphaerales bacterium DNA window CGTGCTGTGCATCCCGGGGAGCGGGCTGGGGGCGTACGCGCCGCTGGTGCTGCTGGAGCGGCTGGTGTACTCGCTGGTGCCGGCGGTGGCGTACCTCGCGGCGGGCGTGGGCTTCGGTCGGCTGCTGCGGCCGCTGTGGCGCGGCGCGACGGACGAGTTCGCGTTGCAGGTAGGCGTCGGCCTTGGGCTGATGCTGACGCTGTCGCACCTCATGGGCTGGGCGGGGCTGCTGTCGGGGCAGGTTGGCCGTTGGGCCGGGCTCGGCACCATCCTGATCGGCGCGGCCTTAGCGCTGCAGCAGACGCACCGCTCGCTCCGCGGCGGCGGGTGGGAGCCGCGGGTCTCACCCCTGGGTCTGCTGAGCGCGATCGGGATCGCGGTGCTGCTGGTCGCGGCGTGCGCGCCGCCGGGCATCCACTGGGCCAGCGAGTTCGGCGGGTACGACGTGCTGGAATACCACCTGCAGCTGCCGCAGGAGTGGCTGTTTGGCGGGCGACTGCGGCCCTTTGAGCACAACGTGTACTCTTTCCTGCCGAGCTATATGGAGGCCGCGTACCTCCACCTGGGTGCGGCGACGTCGGGTGGGCGGCAGTCGATCGGGCAGCTGCCGGTGCTGGTGGAGGGCGAGGGCTACCGGCTCATCGCCTGCCAGCTGCTGCACGCCGGGTTCGCGTTGGTCGCGGCGTGGTTGACGGCGCGCCTGTCGCGCCGGCTCGCGGGGGCGGCGGCGGGGCCGGTCGCGTTCGGGTTGGCGATCCTGACGCCATGGACGGTGGTGACGGGGAGCATGGCGTACAACGAGATGACGATGCTCGCGATGCTCGCCGCGGGGCTGCTCGCGGCCTGTGAGACGGGGCTGCCGGCGTGGCGCCGCGGCGTCATGTGCGGGCTGCTGGTGGGTGTGGCGGCGTCGGTGAAGCCGACGGGGCTGCTGTTCGTGGGTGTGCCGGTGGGAGTGATGCTGCTGGCGCTGGCCCGGGTGCGGGAATGGCCGGCGATGATCGGCGCAGGATGCGTCGTGGGGCTGGCGGTGCTGGGGCCATGGCTTGCTCGCAACGCGATCGCGTGCGGGAACCCGGTGTTCCCTTTCGCGGCGTCGCTGTTCCCCAACGAGCTCGGCGGCACAGGGCACTGGACCGGGGAGCAGGTCGCGCGGTACATGGCGGCGCACCGGTTTGATGGTTCGCTCTTGGAGCGTGTGCGGCTGCTGGTGGCGCCTGACCCTGGGGCGGCCGCGGGCGCGCCCAATGCGCACCGGGGGATGATGCACGGGCAGTGGGGGTTCCTGTTTCCCTTCGCGCTGCTGGGGGCGGGGCTGCTGCTGAAGCGGCCGCGCCCCGTGTGGCGCGAACTGCTGCCGTTCCCGCTCGCGCTGCTGGGCGCGGGCTTGGTGCTGCAGGTCGTGCTGTGGCTGTTCACGACGCACCTGCAGTCACGGTTCCTGCTGCCGCTGCTGGTGCCCGCAGCGGTCCTCGCGGCGGCGGGGCTGACGACCATCACTTCGCACCCGCGGGCGCGGCTCCTGATCAGCGCGGTGCCGCTGGTCATCCAACTCGTGTTCACGGTGAACACCTTCCTCGCCGAGCGCGGCGGGCAGCCGAATGTGGGGCTCGCCAACGGCGTGGGGGTGCGTACCGGCGAGTTCTTTGACGGGCTGCCGTCCCAGGAGGTGGCCGGCGTGCTGGAACGCTGCCCGCCGGAGCTCTTCGTCAACCTCGCCCTGAAGCCGGGGACCCGCGTGTACCTGCTGGGCGATGCGACCCCCTTGTACTTCACGAGACCCGTCATCTACCAGACCACGTACGACACCTCGCCGCTGTCGGGCGTGGAGGTCAGCGAGTGGAACCGCGTGTTCCGCTCACTCGGCGTTGATGTGGTGCTGGTGAACCTCTCCGAGATCGCGCGGCTGGAAAAGTCGGGCTGGAACCCGCCGGGGGTGACGGCCGCGCGGGTCACGCAATGGATGCAGGAGCACTCGATGCCGCTGCTGCCGCCGCAGCGGTGGGAGAGCAGCGGGATGTACCTCGTCGCGCCGGCGGATGCGGCGCCCGGTAGCGGCGGGGGGCCCAGGCCATGACGGCTCCTCAGCCGCCGCGCCGCGGCACGCGCCTGCTGGTGCAGGTGCTGCTGTTCTGCATCGGGCTCGCCCTGTTGGCGTGGTGCATCCGCACGGCCCTCAAGCCCGAGAACGCCGAGCACATCGAGCGGCTGCGGAACGCGCCCGCGGACCTGCTCGTGTCGATCATCGCGCTCTCCCTGACCACGCTGTTCCTCAATGCGGTGACGTTCTGGACGGCCATCTACCCCGTGAAGCGGGTGCCGTTCTGGGACATCCAGGCGACCAACGCGGGCGCGGCCCTGAGCAACTACGCGCCGGCGAAGCTGGGGGCGCTGCTGCGGTTTATCGTGCACAACCGCCGCAACCACGTCCCCATCTTCACCATCGGGGCGTGGATCGGGGCGGTGTCGGTCACGATGATGTGCGCGCTGATCCCGGTGGTCGCGGCGGGGATGTGGCGGAAGGCCTTCGACGCGTGGTTCCTGCTGGCGCTCTTCGGAGGGTTGGCGTTCACGTACACCACCACGCTGCTGCTGGCCCGGGCGTTCGCGGGGGAGCGCGGGCTCGTGCGCCTGCGGGCGATCTCCGCGCGCTTCCGCTCCAAGCTCCTCACGCGGTTCATGCACTCGCGGGCATTCCAGAACCTGCACGCGGGGATGACGATGCTGGCGCACCCGTGGGCCTTCGGCGCGGGCGTGCTGCTGCGGGTGGCGGACCTGCTGGTGCAGGCGCTGCGGTTCATGGTCGCTGCACGGCTGCTGGGGCTTGAGCTCGGATTCGAGGGGGCGTTGATCGTGTCAGGGGCGTACTTCCTGGTCTCGGTGTTCAGCCCCGCGGGGAGCCTGGGCATCCGCGAGTGGATCACCTCACAGCTCGCGCTGTTCGGGATCACGCAGGACACGATGACGGTGATGGCCCTGACGGTCACGCTGTCGGAGATGGCGGTGTACGTGGTGTGCGGCTCGGCAGGGCTGCTGTACCTGCGACCGGACCGGTTCCTGGTGCGGGGCGACGCAGGGGCGCAGGCAAAGGAGCCGATCGCGCAAGCGATCGAGAGCGATCACGCGAGTGATCGCGCGTAAGCGCGGAGTTGGACCAACGGGGAATCGTGGATCAATCCGATCGCCTGCGCGATCGGCTCTTTAGCACGTGCCGCCGCCCAGAACATGGAAGAATGCCTCGATGTCCTGGTCGGTGGCCGCGTCGCCGTCGCCGTTGAAGTCCGAGCCCGCGGGCCAGCAGGTGTCGCAGCAGTGCCCGCCGATACAGGCAAAGAACGCTTCGATGTCCTGGTCGGTGCCGAAGTCCCCGTCCCCGTTGAAGTCAGAAGTGCCGCAGTTGCCCCCACCGGTCGCAATGCGGGCGAGGAAGCCGCGCACCTGGCCGTTGTGGATGCCGGTGCCCACGATGAACTGGCCGTCGGGGCTGATGGCCTTGGCCTCCCGCAGCTCCCAGCCAGTCATGTTGACGCCAAGGCCGGCGAGGTGTGTGCCGAGTTCGACCATGCCGGTACTCTCGGTCCAGATGAAGGCCGCGCGGGGGTAGGTGGTGGGGGTGCCGCCCTCGACGTAGCGGAGTGCGAAGCCAACGACCGTTTGGCCGTCATCGGTGACCCCCTGCGCGAGAGAGCGCCGCGTCTCGGGCGAAGGGCCGGGCACGGTGCCGAGGTTCGTTGCGACGGGGGGGCTCGCAGTGAGGTCGCTGAAGACCCAGCGCGTCGCCCGCCCAAGGCCGCCCGGGGGC harbors:
- a CDS encoding lysylphosphatidylglycerol synthase domain-containing protein, with product MTAPQPPRRGTRLLVQVLLFCIGLALLAWCIRTALKPENAEHIERLRNAPADLLVSIIALSLTTLFLNAVTFWTAIYPVKRVPFWDIQATNAGAALSNYAPAKLGALLRFIVHNRRNHVPIFTIGAWIGAVSVTMMCALIPVVAAGMWRKAFDAWFLLALFGGLAFTYTTTLLLARAFAGERGLVRLRAISARFRSKLLTRFMHSRAFQNLHAGMTMLAHPWAFGAGVLLRVADLLVQALRFMVAARLLGLELGFEGALIVSGAYFLVSVFSPAGSLGIREWITSQLALFGITQDTMTVMALTVTLSEMAVYVVCGSAGLLYLRPDRFLVRGDAGAQAKEPIAQAIESDHASDRA